ATCGACGAACGCCAGGTCTTCGGCAAGAGCATTTTTCTGTTTGACGGCGCGAACCGCGCGGTGCTGGAACAGCTGGGCGAAACCCGCCGGCCGTCCATCAGCGACCTGTTCGTCGCCACCATGAAGGGAACCTACGCATGAAAACCTTCTACTGGCTGGTAAAGCGCGAATTCTGGGAACACCGGGGCGGCTTCTTCTGGGCGCCGATCATCACCGGCGGCATCTTCCTGCTGCTGAACATCATGGGCATCATCACCGCCGAGGTGCTCGGCGCCCGCCAGGGCATCAGCTTCGGCGCCAGCGGCGGTCTGCGTAAGGTCATCGAGGGCATGGACGCCGGCGACATGAGCAAGGTCGGGTTCGCCCTGGACATCGCGATGTACTCGGCAATGGGATTGCTGATCGTGGTGCTCGGCTTCGTGGTGTTCTTCTACTGCCTCGGCGCGCTGTACGACGATCGCCGCGACCGCAGCATCCTGTTCTGGAAATCGCTGCCGATCTCCGACGCCAGCACCGTGTTGTCCAAGGTCGTCAGCGCCACCGTCGTCGCGCCCATCGTGGCCGTGATCGTGGGCATCATCGTGGGCATGCTGCAACTGCTGATCGTGGCGATCACGCTGTCCTTCCACGGCGTCAACGTGTGGCAGCTGCTGGTACTGGCGCACCCGTTCAAGGTCATGTTCAACCTGATCGGCTACATCCCGCTGTATGTGTTGTGGGCTGCGCCCGCGGTGGGCTGGTTGCTGATCTGTTCGGCCTGGGCACGCAGCAAGCCGTTCCTGTGGGCGGTGGCACTGCCGGTCGGCGCCGGTCTGCTGGTGAGCTGGTTCGGCATCATGGGCCTGTTCAACCTGCCGGCCACCTGGTTCTGGAAGAACATCGTGCAGCGCGCCCTGTTCAGCGTGTTCCCCGGCACCGGCAGCATCTTCAGCGCGGACAGCGACAACATGGTCAGCCACGTCACCGGCAACGGCAGCGACGTCCTGGACCTGGTCAACACCTGGCACCTGGCAGCCTCGCCGAACCTGTGGATCGGTGTGGTGATCGGCGCCGCCCTGCTGGCCGGTGCGACCTGGTTCCGCCGCTGGCGCGACGACAGCTGACCCATCCGAACGAATCACAAGGGAGAACACACGATGAAAAGCCATCTCTTCGCCAGCGGCATCCTCGCATCGGCCCTGCTGCTGCCACTGGCCGCCTGCAGCCACTCGGACCAGGATGCCCCGGCAGCAAAGCAAGCCAGCACCCAGACCTCGTCCTCGTCGATCGCCGCCAAGGTCCGTGAGGGCATCGAGCAGGCCAAGCAGGAACTGGCCACCAAGGACATCAGCATCGGCGACGTCCACTTCAACACGGAACCGGGCGTCCATCGCGACTCCTCCCTGCCCAAGGCGGCGATCACCCCGCAAGGCAACCTGGTGATCGCGGGCAAGCCGGTCGATGCCACGCCGGAGCAGCACGTCATGCTGGTCGACTACCGACAGCAGGTCCTCGGCATCGCCGAGGCCGGCATGGACATCGGTGCACAGGGCGCGGACATCGGCGTCACGGCGGCGAAGCAGGCCATCTGGGGTGCGCTCAGCGGCAAGGACGACAAGGAGATCGAGGCGAGCATCAAGCCGCAGACCGACAAGATCCAGGCCGCCGCCATGGCCCTGTGCAAGCGGCTGCCGGACCTGTTGGCCTCGCAGCAGAAGCTCGCCGCGGCGATGCCGGCGTTCAGGCCCTACGCCACGATGACGCAAAAGGACATCGACGACTGCGGCAAGGAGATGACTGACAAGGATGGCAAGAAGGGCTTTGCCGTGTTCTCCGACTGAGCGGCTCAGGCTCCGCCAGCCGCCCCGGCGACTGGCGGAACTGCTACCCGACGATCACAAGTCTTCTCTTGAACCGAACAACGGACCTGTCATGAAAGATCTCGCCCGCCCGCTCCTTCTCGCCGCACTGGCATGCACGCTCGCTGCCTGCAATACGCCCGACACCGTCATGGCCAATGGTGCGATCACTCTTGATGGATACCAGGTGAACCTGCGCGTCATCGGCGCGTCGAAAGCCACGATCGATGCCGACGGCACGTTCACCGTCGACGGCAAGCCTGTCGTCACCACGCCCGCCGAACGCAGCCTGCTGGCCCAGTACAACCAGAGCGTGCGCTCGGTGCATGAAACCGGCCTGGCCATGGGCAAGGCCGGCGTCCGCATGGCGGCCAAAGCGGTCGTGGCCAGCACGTCCTCCGCGCCGGGCAATGCGGGTGAGACAGCCGAGGCGGGAGCCGGGCAAATGCAGCAGCTGAGCCTCGACATCTGCAAGGCGCAGGCTTCGATCAAGACCGCGCAGGATCAGCTGGCCACGCAACTGGCGTCCTTCAAGCCCTACGCTTCGATCGTCAGCTCATCCGACGTGGCCGATTGCGAGAGCGACGCCAAGGACTGACGACGGACCATCCGGCACGCGTGCCGGACGGGACCCTTCCCGCGCGGATACCGCCTGTATCCACCCCTTCCGCTCCACCGTTCATTCCACGAAGTCGTCCCGACTGCGTCGGCCTCCCGCACCCCGAGGAACCACCATGCGCCTCCTGCCCTGCCTCCTGTTTGCACTGACTCTCGCCGCACCGCTGGCGCAAGCCTCGCCATCCCCCGCCAGCAATGCCACGGCACGGACCGGGACCGTTCTGCTGGTCGGTGACAGCCTGAGCTCGGCGCACCGCATCCCGGCCGAGGCAGGCTGGGTGAACCTGCTGCAGCAACGCGTCGACCACGCCACGACGACCCCGCCTTCGATCGTCAACGCCAGCCGCGGCGGCAAGACCATGGATGACGCGCTGAAGGAACTGCCCGCACTGATCACCGCTCACCATCCGCGGCTGATCATCCTCGAGCTGGGCGCCAACGACGCCATCCTCGGCGCCAACCGGCAAACCCTGGAACAGCACATGACCCAGCTGATCGACCTGGCCCAGGCCTCGGGAGCGAAGGTCGCCGTACTGGGTTTCGAGATCCCGCCCAAGCTCGACAAGGATCACTGCGCAGACACCCTGCGGCAGGTCTATGCCCGGGTTGCCAAGGATCAGCACGTCACGCTGCTGCCGTCCCTGATGGCCGGCATTTCGGACAAGCCCACCCTGCTGCTGGATGACGGCGTGCATCCGACCGCGGTCGCCCAGTTGCGCATGCTCGACAACGCATGGCCCACGCTGCGTCCGCTGCTGATCAACTGAAGGTAACGAAACTGTCGACGGAAGTGGCCCGCATGGTGCGGGCCACTTCTTTCCAGGCTGCAGACAGGTTATTTGCCTTCGCCGTGAATGCCGCCGCGGGTCAGCGTCAGCGGATCAAGCAGCTTCTTCAATTCGCTCTTCGACAAGCCGGTGGTTTCCAGCGCCACCTCCATGATCGGCCGGTGCTGCTTGTACGCCAGCTTGGCGGTGGCCGCACCCTTCTCGTAACCGATCACCGGGTTCAATGCGGTGACCAGGATCGGGTTCATTGCCAGCGCCTGGTCGACCCGCGCCTTGTTGACCTTGAACCCGGCGATCGCCTTGTCGGCCAGCAGCACGCTGACGTTGGCCAGTATCCCGATCGACTGCAGCAGGTTGTGCGCGATCAGCGGCAGCATCACGTTGAGCTGGAAGTTGCCGGACTGGCCGGCGATGGTGATCGAGGCGTCGTTGCCGATCACCTGGGCGGCGACCATCGCCACCGCCTCGGGAATCACTGGGTTGACCTTGCCCGGCATGATCGACGAACCCGGTTGCAGCGCCGGCAGCTCGATCTCGCCCAGGCCAGCCAGCGGGCCCGAGTTCATCCAGCGCAGGTCGTTGGCGATCTTCATCAGCGCCACCGCCAGCGTCTTCAGCGCGCCGGACAGCTCCACCGCTGCGTCTTGCGCGGCCATGCCCTCGAAATAATTTTCCGCCGACTCGAACTTCACGCCGGTCAGCTTCTTCAGTTGCAGCGCCATCGCCGGACCGAACTTCGGGTCGGCGTTGATGCCGGTGCCCACCGCCGTGCCACCCTGCGGCAAGCGGCGCATGCGCTTCAGGGCATCCTCGATGCGTTCGATCGCCGAGCCGATCTGTGCAGCCCAGCCCGACAGCTCCTGGCCAAAGGTGATCGGCATCGCGTCCATCAGGTGGGTGCGGCCGGTCTTGGGCGTGTTCTTCAGCTCGCGGGCGCGCTGGTCGATCGCCTTCTTCAGATGCTTCAGCGCGGGCAGCAACTGCTCGCTGGTGGTCAGCGTGGCGCTGACGTGGATCGCGGTGGGGATCACGTCGTTCGAGCTTTGCCCGTAATTGACGTGGTCGTTCGGATGCACCTTCGCGCCCGCCGCCACCGCCAGGTGCGCGATCACCTCGTTCGCGTTCATGTTGGTGCTGGTGCCCGAGCCGGTCTGGAAGACGTCGATCGGAAACTGCGCGTCATGCTGGCCTTCCGCCACCGCCATCGACGCCTTGCGGATCGCCGCGGCCTGGTTCTTCTTCAAATGCCCCATCGCGACGTTGACCTCGGCCGCGGCCGCCTTGATCAGGCCCAGGGCGCGGATGAACGGGCGCGGCAGGTGCAGGCCGGAAATCGGGAAGTTGTCGATCGCGCGCTGGGTCTGCGCGCCGTACAGTGCGTCGGCGGGGACTTTCAGCTCGCCCATGCTGTCGTGTTCGATGCGGAAATTGCTCATGGGGAAATCCTTCGGGGTGGGACCGTGGCATCGCCTGGACCGTTCGGCGCTACGCTCAGGGTGAACGGGGACGGTCACGTCCGCTCACTATAAGCCGCCGGGCACGGACACGCCGTCAATGTAAAATGGCGGTTTCCCCTCGCCGGAACGCCCCGATGTCCAACCACGCCCTCACCGCCCTGTCGCCGCTGGATGGCCGCTATGCCAGCAAGGTCGAAGCGCTGCGCCCGATCTTCAGCGAATTCGGCCTGATGCACCGCCGCGTGCAGGTGGAGATCGAATGGCTGCTGGCGCTGGCCGCCGAACCGAAGATCGTCGAGCTGCCGTCTTTCGACGCAGCCCAGGTCGCCACCCTGAAGGCCATCGCGGAAAACTTCAGCGAAGCCGACGGCGAGCGGATCAAGGCGATCGAGGCGACCACCAACCACGACGTCAAGGCGGTCGAGTACTTCATCAAGGAAAAGATCGGCGCCGACGCCAGCCTGGCGCAGGCGAAGGAATTCGTGCACTTCGCCTGCACCAGCGAGGACATCAACAACCTGTCCTACGCGCTGATGCTGCGCGACGCCCGCAGCGACGTGCTGCTGCCGCAGCTCGACGCCGTGATCGGCAAGCTGCGCGAGATGGCCCACGACAACGCGAACCTGCCGCTGCTCTCGCGCACCCACGGCCAGACCGCCTCGCCCAGCACGCTGGGCAAGGAAATCGCCAACGTGGTGGCGCGGCTGGAGCGCCAGCGTCGGCAGCTGGTGGCGGTCGAAGTCTCCGGCAAGATCAACGGTGCCGTGGGCAACTACAACGCCCACGTCATCACCTACCCGGAAGTGGACTGGCGGGCGTTCTCGCAGCGCTTCGTCGAAAGCCTGGGCCTCGACTACAACGCCTACACCACCCAGATCGAGCCGCATGACAACGTGGCCGAATACTGCGACGCGGTGCGCCGCGCCAACATCATCCTGATCGACCTGGCCCGCGACATCTGGGGCTACATCTCGCTGGGTTACTTCAAGCAGACGCTGAAGGCCGGCGAAGTCGGTTCCTCCACCATGCCGCACAAGGTCAACCCGATCGACTTCGAAAACGCCGAAGGCAACTTCGGCCTCGCCAACGCGCTGCTCGGCCACTTCGCCGAAAAGCTGCCGATCAGCCGCTGGCAGCGCGACCTCACCGACTCCACCGTGCTGCGGGCGCTGGGCACCGCATTCGGCCACGGCCTGGTGGCGCTGGAGTCATTGAAGAAGGGGCTGGGCAAGCTCAACGTCAACGCCGAGCGCATCGGCGCCGACCTCGACGCCAGCTGGGAAGTGCTGGCCGAAGCCGTGCAGACCGTGATGCGCCGCTACGGCCTGCCGCAGCCTTACGAACAGCTCAAGGCGCTGACCCGTGGCCACGGCATCACCAGGGACTCGATGCGCGAATTCATCGCCGGCCTGGATCTTCCGTCCGAGGCGAAACAGCGGCTGCTGGAACTGACGCCCGGCAGTTACATCGGCGTGGCCGACGGACTGGCAAAGACCATCTGAGGGCGAGGCCACAACGTCGGCCGTAGCGGTCGGGGCGAACCTTCGGGTTCGCCCTGCACCGCCAGCCTGGTGACTTCATCAGGGTCGCGGGTTTCGGATTCCACAAAGAGAACAGCCACCCGGGTTTCCCTAGGTGGCTGTTTTATTGGTGGGCCGTCACAGATTCGAACTGTGGACCAATTGATTAAGAGTCAACTGCTCTACCAACTGAGCTAACGGCCCATGAACTGATTGTATCCGCATGGACGGATTTGAAACTGGGGTGGATGATGGGATTCGAACCCACGACAACCGGAATCACAATCCGGGACTCTAACCAGCTGAGCTACATCCACCATCGTTTGATACTGGTGCGCCAGACAGGACTCGAACCTGCAACCGTCGGCTTAGAAGGCCGATGCTCTATCCGGTTGAGCTACAGGCGCCGTCCTGTCGGCAGAACGTGTCGCTGGTCGGGGCAGAGGGATTCGAACCCCCGACTTTTGCGTCCCAAACGCAACGCTCTACCAGACTGAGCTATACCCCGCTTTCGAATCTCCGGTCATGTCGCCACCGAAGCCTTGAAATGTTACGGGTGACGCCTCGCCCAGTCAATCGTATCGAAGCACACCTTGGTATTTCCTCACCACCATTTCCAACGCGGACCTTGCAGGCTCCTGGTTGAAAACAGGACGGATGCAGACACCCTGTCCCGGAATAAAAATGGTGCGCCCGGAGAGATTCGAACTCCCGACCACCTAGTTCGTAGCCAGGTACTCTATCCAACTGAGCTACGGGCGCACTGTAAAACTTTTCAGCCGAGCCGGCGGTTGTCTGGGGAACAAGCCGGCGAAGCCAGAAGCGGAATTATTCAGACTCCGACCTCTTGCGTCAACCCTTTTCGCAAAATTTCTTCATCAAATTTGTCGCCGATGGTCCGGCCATGAAAAAGGCGACCATCGGTCGCCCTTTCCCTGTTGCCCGAATAGCCGTCCAAACGACGATCAGCCATTCCACCTGTCGCGGCTCTGCGGCGCCGGATCACCGACCTTGCCAACGGCCGAGCCGGTGTCGCCCTTCGGCGGCGGCGGTGGCGGCGTACTGCCGGTGGAGGCGCTCTTCGTCCAGTCCGCCGGCGGTCCGGGAACACGCCCGGCCATGATGTCGTCGATCTGGTGTGCGTCGATCGTCTCGTACTGCAGCAGGGCGTCGGCCATCATGTGCAGCTTGTCCAGGTTCGCCGTCAGCAGTTCCGTGCTGCGCGCATAGGCGCGATCGAGGATGCCCCGCACCACGCCGTCGATCTTGCTCGCGGTTTCGTTGGAGATGCTCTTGTGCTGGGTCACCGAGCGGCCGAGGAAGACCTCGTCCTCGTCCTCGCCGTAGGTGATCGGGCCAAGTTCATCCGACAGGCCCCACTTGGTGGCCATGTTGCGCGCCATCTTGGTGGCCCGCTCGATGTCGTTCGAGGCGCCGGTAGTGACCTTGTCGGCGCCGAAGATCAGCTCCTCGGCCACGCGGCCGCCATACAGCGAACACAACTGCGACTGGATCGCCACCCGGTTGATGCTGTACTTGTCGCCTTCGGGCAGGTACATGGTGACGCCAAGCGCGCGCCCACGCGGAATGATGGTGACCTTGTAGACCGGGTCGTGCTCGGGCACCAGACGGCCGACGATGGCATGACCTGCCTCGTGATAGGCGGTGAGTTTCTTCTCGTCCTCGCTCATCGCCATCGAGCGACGCTCGGTACCCATCAGGATCTTGTCCCGCGCCTTGTCGAGGTGGCTCATGCGCACTTCACGCGCGTTCTCGCGCGCGGCGAACAAGGCGGCCTCGTTGACCAGGTTGGCCAGATCGGCACCGGAGAAACCGGGGGTGCCGCGGGCGATCGTCATGGCGTTGACGTCGCTGGCGGTCGGCACCTTGCGCATGTGCACCTTGAGGATCTGCTCGCGACCGCGCACGTCGGGCAGCCCCACGACGACCTGGCGGTCGAAGCGGCCCGGACGCAACAGGGCCGGGTCGAGCACGTCGGGACGGTTGGTCGCCGCGATCACGATGATGCCTTCACTGCCCTCGAAGCCGTCCATCTCGACCAGCAAGGCGTTCAGGGTCTGCTCGCGCTCGTCGTGCCCACCACCGAGGCCGGCGCCGCGATGACGGCCGACCGCGTCGATTTCGTCGATGAAGATGATGCAGGGCGCATGCTTCTTGGCCTGCTCGAACATGTCGCGCACGCGGCTGGCGCCGACGCCAACGAACATCTCGACGAAGTCCGAACCGGAAATCGAGAAGAACGGCACCTTGGCCTCGCCCGCGATGGCCTTCGCCAGCAGGGTCTTGCCGGTGCCGGGAGGACCGACCATCAGCACGCCGCGGGGAATCTTGCCGCCGAGCTTCTGGAACTTGGACGGATCGCGCAGGAACTCGACCAGTTCGCCGACCTCCTCCTTGGCTTCGTCACAACCGGCCACGTCGCCGAAGTTGACCTTGATCTGGTCCTCGCCCTGCAGCTTCGCGCGCGAACGACCGAAACTCATCGCGCCGCGGCCGCCACCGCCGGACTGCATCTGGCGCATGAACCAGATGAACACGCCCACGATCAGCAGCACC
This is a stretch of genomic DNA from Rhodanobacter sp. FDAARGOS 1247. It encodes these proteins:
- a CDS encoding GDSL-type esterase/lipase family protein; amino-acid sequence: MRLLPCLLFALTLAAPLAQASPSPASNATARTGTVLLVGDSLSSAHRIPAEAGWVNLLQQRVDHATTTPPSIVNASRGGKTMDDALKELPALITAHHPRLIILELGANDAILGANRQTLEQHMTQLIDLAQASGAKVAVLGFEIPPKLDKDHCADTLRQVYARVAKDQHVTLLPSLMAGISDKPTLLLDDGVHPTAVAQLRMLDNAWPTLRPLLIN
- a CDS encoding aspartate ammonia-lyase — its product is MSNFRIEHDSMGELKVPADALYGAQTQRAIDNFPISGLHLPRPFIRALGLIKAAAAEVNVAMGHLKKNQAAAIRKASMAVAEGQHDAQFPIDVFQTGSGTSTNMNANEVIAHLAVAAGAKVHPNDHVNYGQSSNDVIPTAIHVSATLTTSEQLLPALKHLKKAIDQRARELKNTPKTGRTHLMDAMPITFGQELSGWAAQIGSAIERIEDALKRMRRLPQGGTAVGTGINADPKFGPAMALQLKKLTGVKFESAENYFEGMAAQDAAVELSGALKTLAVALMKIANDLRWMNSGPLAGLGEIELPALQPGSSIMPGKVNPVIPEAVAMVAAQVIGNDASITIAGQSGNFQLNVMLPLIAHNLLQSIGILANVSVLLADKAIAGFKVNKARVDQALAMNPILVTALNPVIGYEKGAATAKLAYKQHRPIMEVALETTGLSKSELKKLLDPLTLTRGGIHGEGK
- the purB gene encoding adenylosuccinate lyase; this encodes MSNHALTALSPLDGRYASKVEALRPIFSEFGLMHRRVQVEIEWLLALAAEPKIVELPSFDAAQVATLKAIAENFSEADGERIKAIEATTNHDVKAVEYFIKEKIGADASLAQAKEFVHFACTSEDINNLSYALMLRDARSDVLLPQLDAVIGKLREMAHDNANLPLLSRTHGQTASPSTLGKEIANVVARLERQRRQLVAVEVSGKINGAVGNYNAHVITYPEVDWRAFSQRFVESLGLDYNAYTTQIEPHDNVAEYCDAVRRANIILIDLARDIWGYISLGYFKQTLKAGEVGSSTMPHKVNPIDFENAEGNFGLANALLGHFAEKLPISRWQRDLTDSTVLRALGTAFGHGLVALESLKKGLGKLNVNAERIGADLDASWEVLAEAVQTVMRRYGLPQPYEQLKALTRGHGITRDSMREFIAGLDLPSEAKQRLLELTPGSYIGVADGLAKTI
- the ftsH gene encoding ATP-dependent zinc metalloprotease FtsH, coding for MNETAKNVLLWVIIAVVLFTVFQNFNPRGAASTDMAYSAFVQSVDNGNVANATIGADQPATISGKLKDGSAFRTVAPILGFSTSQVVKQMQDKGVEVRQDPSEGFSLIGLLVSWLPVLLIVGVFIWFMRQMQSGGGGRGAMSFGRSRAKLQGEDQIKVNFGDVAGCDEAKEEVGELVEFLRDPSKFQKLGGKIPRGVLMVGPPGTGKTLLAKAIAGEAKVPFFSISGSDFVEMFVGVGASRVRDMFEQAKKHAPCIIFIDEIDAVGRHRGAGLGGGHDEREQTLNALLVEMDGFEGSEGIIVIAATNRPDVLDPALLRPGRFDRQVVVGLPDVRGREQILKVHMRKVPTASDVNAMTIARGTPGFSGADLANLVNEAALFAARENAREVRMSHLDKARDKILMGTERRSMAMSEDEKKLTAYHEAGHAIVGRLVPEHDPVYKVTIIPRGRALGVTMYLPEGDKYSINRVAIQSQLCSLYGGRVAEELIFGADKVTTGASNDIERATKMARNMATKWGLSDELGPITYGEDEDEVFLGRSVTQHKSISNETASKIDGVVRGILDRAYARSTELLTANLDKLHMMADALLQYETIDAHQIDDIMAGRVPGPPADWTKSASTGSTPPPPPPKGDTGSAVGKVGDPAPQSRDRWNG